ATGGAACGTCGCAAAGGAAAGTTTCCGTATTTATTTTTCTATGTTCACCGTGTATTGCGTCTTTCGCCAGCATACTATTTTGTGTTATTTGCATACTACAAAATCCTTCCCCATGTTGGGTCCGGTCCCCTGTGGATCATAGAAGACATTGCTCGCTGTGACAAGTATTGGTGGACAAATATTCTCTACATCAACAACTTTTATCCAACAAAATTTTCAGATCAGTGTTATGGGGTAACATGGTACTTGGCAAATGATATGCAGTTCTTCATCATTTCTCCGATATTTCTGGTGCTTCTCTACCACTTTTGGTATGTTGGTCTTGCTGCTATTGGAGGCACCATGATGCTCAGTTTCATCACAATAGGCACACTGGCTGGGATTAAGAATCCTAATGCTAATTTACTACAAGGAAGTCTCCCCATTAATGGTACTTCAGCAGATATTTCAGACTTCGCCTACTCTAACATTTATGAGAAACCTTATTGTCGTATCAATGCATACCTGATTGGAGTACTACTTGGCTTTGTACTGTACAAGAAGTGGAAGGTACCAGGTAATTTTTGGGTACGTCTTGGTATCCATGGAGCATTGTGGGTAGCAGCTGCAATATTTTGTTCACTGATTGCATATGGCCAATACCAGACTTGGAATGACCACCCATTCAATAAGGCTGAGAATGTGCTATTTTTTATGTTCAACCGTACTGTCTGGAGTACTGGCATTGCTGTAGTGATATACTTGTGTCATAATAACTTTGGTGGTGCTATTAATACTTTCCTGTCATGGGGCGTGTGGGTACCCCTGAGTCGTCTGACATTTATGGCTTATCTTTCCCACCCCATTATACTGACTGTCATTTATAGTACCATGAGGTCTCAATTCTTATATACCCACTACTATCTGTCAATGCTGGTGGTCGCTGCTGTGGTATTGTCTTATTCCTTAGCATTAGCTTTTGCTTCTTTCGTTGAATACCCACTAGCTAATGTGGAGAGTGCAGTTTACAAGTTTGCTGGAATAAAGAGAAGGAAATGATGTGACAGATGATATATCACTCATTGTGGTATTGTGTAATAATGTGTGTTTATTTGTTGTCATTTAGAAgtatttatatttgtaacatcTTAACACTGTTCTTGCTGTtacactataattatttcaGTATTCTTATTACATGTAAGTTAATTAGCACTGGACAAAACACTGATCTATATTGATACTCATTCAATGTCTGTCATGCTGGCTATATAGACACAGTGTAGTATGCAAACACACTTGCAACTGCATAAGTTGTGTACGTACTGTAAGCATGCCTATGCTGCACTGTACCTAAAAGCAACAATAATACATGTGGGATTTCATTGCCTTATTAGCATCCCATCATAATGGTTATGGGTGATGGGTGTCATGGCAGCTCTGGTTGGTCAACTGACGTTTACTTGGCAATGTCTAAAACACTGCTTGGGATCAATAAAAAATTATGTTATCATTCTGTGCATCCTTCATGCACACATTATCATCACTAGCAATGGTAGGCACATACACTGTGTACATGTTTGCCATACACGAGAGACCAATACTATATCCTGTAGCACTAAACAAGCAGTGAATGATTCTATCTCAATAAAAAAACTAGGAGTATACTATGGAATATAGCTAGTTAAACCCCCAGAATGGAAGTTAAACCTCAATGGTAAATATGAAAGATGACATGATTTACACATTCAGTTGCAACATAAGCCATTATTATATCCTCAAAATTTTGATTTGAAACCATACAAAATACTTGTCACATTGTCTACAGTGAAGTCACAGAAAACATGTCATAATGGACAATTGGAAAAAATTACTCAAACTGGCTACTAGTGGTCACctcatttatttttgttattaatgctttacagcacaagtgctgaaggtctgtagggcacctggtcctacagcctgctcaaagactttagctacttaaggtgtgtttgaaaagttggagaaaggagaaaaaatccatgactggacctaggtggcctcgaacctgcagccatccgatttacgctcgaacacttacaggagtctaccaggtggtcaggatgttttctccttgttattttcatgtaactatatccataggaattctagagagtccTCATTACAAAGGCTACCTCATAATCACGTCAATAAGGTTTCAAATATACTTCATAACCATGTCAAGTACATCTCAGGTATACATAAGGCTTGGTCTCGCCAGCCAgactatatttttttcttttgtcatttggtcaAGAACAACCGCCAAATGACAGAAGAAAAATACAGGTGACTACTGGCAAGCTTCATATTCTCATTATTACAACCACTTTGTTATAGTGACCATTTCAATTAAAAGATCCCCAAAATGCTGTGGTGTATTTTATGACTTTGTGTAGGAGAGTTTGAGACTATAACTTCTTGTCTCATTTCACTATAGTGAACTAATGTGTGGTACAATGTAACGTAAGTTAATTGAGACACATATGAGGCTAACAAAATAATGATTTGGTATTAACAAGATCTTCATGCATATAGAGCTTTTGGGGCCAAAGTCTGTACATATAATGAAGTTAATAATAAGGTTACGTAGTTAGCTAGCCAGACTGCTTTGTTTATCGTTGAGCAGAGGAATGACTTGCACCACCATACTCTTTCCCCCTACAAAAAAGCCACATAGCAACCATGTACAgtgattagctagctaacaataaaACAGTCTAAACTGAAATGGTGTACTTTATTATCTGGTAAATTGTGACTGTATGTAAACATCTGTTCATTAATTGAGGGATGTCATGAATAATGAGAACCAATTATTGAGGTTTATATGAGCTATTTTTGGACAACTTCATGCTCATGTCCACTATTCTGAAAACGGTCTTATTTtataggtggtctttgtaaagaggtgctATTATATTTgaaagtttcagttttcaatttcatgCAGTTTCAGTTCTCAATGCCCACTGTTTCCAATATCCCAAGTCAGTGCAAGGTTGAAGTTACATCTGCACCTGTAGGACATCATTATTATCACACCTCGGCCTCAGCTTCAAgttgataacaatgatatccTACTCATGGTAGGTCCCAGGTTTAACAATAACATAATAAACAACATGATAATGAATCAAATCAGTTGCAATTTTTGCTGTGCTTGCAGTTTATATAATATGGCTTCATGTTGTCACACAGCTTGAAAGAAAATGTTATCAAGTTTAAGCAGAAGATGCAACACAAGTAGCTCAGCCCACAATAGGAATAAAATTTGTTAGATACAATCATTTGTGAGACTGTAATACAGCATTGTTATACTTCATTGAATATTAGCTGATTGCtttgttagagtatttcaccaTGTCTGGAGTGATATAGTTATTGATAATAAACATCGTTTACAAAGTACAAAATACTAAatgattaataaatcatgtttataaagtatgttaataatttacaaactacgtgtatgatttataaagtatatgtatgatttataaagtatatgcatgatttgtaaagtacaagtatgatttataaagtatatatctatgatttataaagtatgtgtatgatttataaagtatatgtctatactttataaagtagtgtattgatttataaagtatggttatagtttataaataaggtgtttttgtactattttggcacaaatggcaccccatagttTTTTGCATACCTTTTCAGACTTTTGTGGACTTATCGTATCTATACCTGAAGTTCTGTATGCATGTTTGAAAACACCAGATGCTTCTGAAAACTACTGAGAGATAGCTAGCAGCCAAGATGTGTTTGGCTACATAAATTATTTCAGTACAGTATACCTATAGTACGTtaacgttgagctgaatcctcaaagacatttaataactcatggatgcaattacacatgatcttgaaatttggctcatttgtagtactgcttgacccactaaaaatatttcaaaatctttttgttcaaatgtttgacatagtatttacggccaatcaaaactTTCACAATACacttcctatggggaagccatataagtataatgtccattacagccctttcctgaacttgtaatggagccaaaccgtacctgtctgttgttgataccttttctgttaccaataattatctgattggctgaaatgttgactctgttgagaaaaaatccacttttaatttttcaggattcagctcaacgtgaacatactatagaaactgaaatgttcaccatgaatgcaGCCAACCATAGTGTTAACCCGTAACAAGCTAGATATTTATAATAACCATGATTTTGAACAACTTTTTTCATGATGGTATCTGTAACACAGGGACACCACCATGGGTAGTAATGGGGGTGGTCGGTAGGCAATTGGTATATATCAACAGAAAAAGGCCGAGCAGGCCATATGGAGTCTCCAGCCTAAATAAAGGGCTCTAAAGATTGCCTGTGCCACCAGTTAAAGAAATTACATGTAGAAATCATCTGGGCAACTGTCCAAGGGTGTCCGTGCCTACCATGATAGCCTTCTGGCCAGTGGCATTTCAAGGTGCCAGAGAGTGGCTGGCACATGTCTCTAGAAATCCACTAGTGAAAAGTAGCCAAACCAATCAGTGGCATGGCAGTGGTGtgaatgtgtagtgtattgttaCCCATTCATGGTAAAAAGTCAAATTCAATAGTGTGTGCATACATTGTCGATTTTCAAAATTTTGGTGACATATCTGCAAGATTGCAGGTGGGTTTCTATGTCAGTGGGTAGCAACAGTGACTTGTTTTCAATTCTGGGAGGATGATCATTGATGACCTGTCGAAATAAAATTCAACCCACAGTTATTATTATATACTAAGAAGAGTTATTTCAGTTTGAGTTTCAGCAAAGCTGCAACCTGGACCATAACTGATAATTGGCTTTGTGCAAATTATTTCTCAAGAAATTAAAAATGTCACTGTGCTTTTCATCAAATCAATTAACCAAAATACATTCAGGTACAATGTTATATATTACAAGGGCCGCTCTGAAGTTGCCACAAATGGAAACTTCTATTATACACTTGGATGCCAATCCATATTTTTCAATTCACACATAGTTCACTCTCAATTTACATACAGTTGCATGTTCATCCAGGTTATAGCTAGGTATATGGAGCAGAAGggtctgggggctgtgccccagTATTTTATATGTTTCTATACTGAAATATTTAGAGAACATAATATCTAATCATAGTAATGCTTTTTAAAGTTGTGCAAGAGTTGTAGGGATCTGTGACAATAATGAGTAGTTCATGCAGTTATGATCTTAAAGTAAATTGTTGGAACAGAGAATGACATGCAAATAACCACATGCATTTCATTTGCTAGCAGGCTAAATGTGCCCACAGTCATGGGATGGTGTTGCtgatgtaaaaaaaaaaaaattcatactCAGCAGCTGTGGAGGATCCTTAATAGtgttacatgtggtgactgttctattagagtatttgactgactgctctattagaatatcttgatcttgtatatAGTTTTTTTTAGGGGAGCCCCCCTCTTGGATCCGCCACCACACTTAGAACCGAAAGTTCATGAAGTAATCTGGTAGCAATGTCATCCATACATATTTGACAGATTCAAATATAGCCTTCAATTCAATTTCAAAGCTATAATATTCAGCACATGTGTAGCTGATCTGGAAGTCTCTTATGTCTCTTCTTTGGCAGGAAAAAAGGTGAGTACAGTGAAAcgtgtgtattaaggacacctcgGGACCAACCGAAGTGTCCTGATTCttaaggtgtccttatttttcAGGTCAGTTCACATGCTAAGAGATACTTTGGGACTATTGCTAAGTATTCAGATTgcacaggtgtcctcattttcaaatgttctgattaacaggttccataaCACTGTATAGTATATCGTATGTTACATAGTTATCTCATGGTATATTATTACTACCCACACACATGATCATGACAGATGTGTGTTTATATTGTATGCAGGAATGGCAATCTATAGCTGTAGATATATAGGTCAGCCAATTGTATGTAGCTGTCTGGAGTAAAGAAGTAGAGAAAGTTAGACACTGGCGGACATACACAAAACCTATGCAGCCCTGGCATCTTGCATGCCATGAACTAAATGTTTTAATGATAACAAGTGGAGAATATCTATTGCATACCATGTTAAGTCTGGAGGGCTCTTGGTAAGCTCACCTTTTGATCAAATTAATGAACTGCTTATTGGTGTGTTATGATCAGTCATAATAAACGAGTCAGAATATTTCAGATGTAATTTCACTGCACAGATATACAAGTAGCAGTAAGCTTATATAGCTGAACCATTAGTCAAAAAAGGTAATATTTTTCCTAAAGTTACTATTCTGGAGTTGAGTCATCATTAATGATTTGTGCATTTTAACAAGTTGTCAGGCACAATTTATTTTGCAATATCTTTTACACTGTAAACTAAATGCTGTGGTATTCTGGAAAAGCATGATACCAAGACCTAAGCCTATATTATTGCACTAAAAACTGCATGAAGTATCACACAGAACATTCACATACAAACAATACAAGGTTATTATACACCACAGCACTAAATGTACATACTTCATGGCATGTAGACTGCTTGCCCTGTTAACATTATCAGTGTAACACTATTATAATACAGAAAGTTAGAAAAATGTGGCAACCACTTGCATATCCTACCATCTGTATTTAACAATATGAATGTTTTGACATAAATTAAAGTTCTGTATGCATGTATGATACAGAACAAAGCAAATTCAGTAGTATCAATGACATGCAAGTGTATTGAAAAACTTAAAGAATTATTTATGTTAATCAACTGGCTACAAATGTTAGTTTGTTGACAAAgctttcttcttcttttgattTTTCCTTTCTTTTCCAAAATCAAATCCAAATACCTTGTATACAAACAGCACTAAATAAGTAAAAGGATACTCAACCAAAGCCACAATGACTAGCGCCACTGAATAGCTTAATCCTACATTTGCAACAAATGCCAGTATGGTCAAGTAATCAGTCATCAAAACTCTTGTTTGCAGAGTGGCAAAGTAAAAGATGTACAATGGCACATGGATGAGGTAAGCTGCAAACGTCAATCGACCAAGGGGGACCCAGAGCTTCCATGACAAGATGGTGTTAATGATAAACCCATAACCATTATGACATGCATAGATCACACATGAGAGACCAATACTGTATCCTGTAGCACTGAACATGAAGTAAGTGATATTCTCAAAATCTGAAAATTCATGACCATTGAAACTCCCATACAGTCCATACACAGGTGTAATGCACAACACTACTGCTAATATCCACATGACTCCATAAAATGGTATTCGAACTCGTAGATTCTTTGTAGGCTCCCATTTCTTGTGCAAAACAAATCCAAGCAGCATACCCACCAAATATGCACCAGCTCGGCAGTATGGTTTCTCATAAATGTCTGTCCGAGAATCAGGATACTCTAACACACCAGTGCCGTAGATTCCGCTAAAACCATCTTTAATCGCATTAGCATTATACTCGTTGACACCAGCAATTATTCCAGTAGTAGTCCAACTAGCACACAAAGTAGCTAATAATGCTGCCACTCCAGCTGGCCAATAGTAGTACAGCAAATAAAGAAATATTGGAACAAAGATGAACAATTGTGTGTCTACTGCCAAGTACCATGAtatgatgaagcagatgttattATAGTCAGGGTGAAAGTTGTTTATGTATAACACATTGGTCCACCAATATTTGTCACAGCTGTGACGATCAGTATAGAGCCAATTTGGTCCATGCCCAAGATGAGGGACTACTTTAAACCACAGGAACAACACAAAGTAATAAAGAGGAGAAATACGAACATATCGGTGCAAATAAAAAAAGACCATTGGTATCTTTCCTTTACGACGGTCCATCTCTCTTAGCATCAAATAAGTAATTAACATTCCACTCAGTAACAGAAAATTGTCAACAGCAAGAAATCCATTAGAGATTACTTGAAATGTAAACCGTGTATATGAATGTTCTCTTACATATATGGGATTATTAGCTATTTGAAAGTTAGTCCCATTCACAAAAGCATGAGATAGTATAATCCAAAACATGCCAATAACTCTTATCCCATTGAGACAAGTGATGGCTCCTTCTGGCTGATGAGTAGCCAAAATTGCAGGAACATTTTTGTACAAAGAAAAACATCGCAGAAAATCTCTAGTTAAACTGAGTGGATTACATTTTGTTGTCTTGGTATGCAAGTCTTTTTTATCTTTACTTTCATCTGATACTCCTTTATACGTATTCTCCTCAGAGTTCTCATCACCCACAATACTTGAATAACCACTTGTTTGGCCATTAGCTACATTGTCTGTAATACTGGAGTCATCGCTGCTATTTGGTTTGACCCACCATTCCTCATAATACCAATCTACTCCATCAACTAGACTACCTAACAAAGCCAGAACAACCAACAAACCACACACCACCAACATGATGATGGTACCAGCATCATAATCTAAGTCACGCCAAGGACAATAAACTGGAATGGTAGGGTCCACAGTAAAATAAACTGATGCTGGAAATAGACCACTACTATTAATATATTCATTAATTTGAATCAGTGAATCGTTTATGATCTTACTGAATTCACCAGGTGAACATTGCCATGGATAACACAATCCTGCTTCAAGTGGTATTGACTGCTTAGAAATATTTAATGTAGCAATAATTTTAAATCGGCAATACCCAGTTTTGTTTATTGCAGTATCCTGCAGGTTGATACACTCATCATAATAGCCCCAGTAGGTGGTGCTGCCTTGAAGAAGTGCAGTACCTGGTTTACCCCAAGAGTCAAAATATTTAGTAGCATCAGTGTCATTGTTTTTAAAGGCCGTCACAATACGATACAATCCCATCAAACAACTATCTTGAtccagtggttcagtggtttgTTCGATCATTCTCCTCCACACATTGATCAACAAATCAGAATCAAAGTATTCTGACCACTGGTTGACAATAGAATACAGGTGATTAGCTCTGTAATATTTCACTgatgcatcatcatcatcttgacTGCACACCACACCAGTCAACCCCcacaacatcatcatcaataaCATCATTACCTTCATCTTTGTGGTGCCTGCAATATAAGGGATTATTGTAAAGAAGTACAGTCTCTGTTTACAAGTGA
The nucleotide sequence above comes from Dysidea avara chromosome 3, odDysAvar1.4, whole genome shotgun sequence. Encoded proteins:
- the LOC136249903 gene encoding O-acyltransferase like protein-like; translation: MKVMMLLMMMLWGLTGVVCSQDDDDASVKYYRANHLYSIVNQWSEYFDSDLLINVWRRMIEQTTEPLDQDSCLMGLYRIVTAFKNNDTDATKYFDSWGKPGTALLQGSTTYWGYYDECINLQDTAINKTGYCRFKIIATLNISKQSIPLEAGLCYPWQCSPGEFSKIINDSLIQINEYINSSGLFPASVYFTVDPTIPVYCPWRDLDYDAGTIIMLVVCGLLVVLALLGSLVDGVDWYYEEWWVKPNSSDDSSITDNVANGQTSGYSSIVGDENSEENTYKGVSDESKDKKDLHTKTTKCNPLSLTRDFLRCFSLYKNVPAILATHQPEGAITCLNGIRVIGMFWIILSHAFVNGTNFQIANNPIYVREHSYTRFTFQVISNGFLAVDNFLLLSGMLITYLMLREMDRRKGKIPMVFFYLHRYVRISPLYYFVLFLWFKVVPHLGHGPNWLYTDRHSCDKYWWTNVLYINNFHPDYNNICFIISWYLAVDTQLFIFVPIFLYLLYYYWPAGVAALLATLCASWTTTGIIAGVNEYNANAIKDGFSGIYGTGVLEYPDSRTDIYEKPYCRAGAYLVGMLLGFVLHKKWEPTKNLRVRIPFYGVMWILAVVLCITPVYGLYGSFNGHEFSDFENITYFMFSATGYSIGLSCVIYACHNGYGFIINTILSWKLWVPLGRLTFAAYLIHVPLYIFYFATLQTRVLMTDYLTILAFVANVGLSYSVALVIVALVEYPFTYLVLFVYKVFGFDFGKERKNQKKKKALSTN